A single genomic interval of Prionailurus viverrinus isolate Anna chromosome A2, UM_Priviv_1.0, whole genome shotgun sequence harbors:
- the ANGPTL8 gene encoding angiopoietin-like protein 8 gives MPVLALCLLCALATEPWPSSAAPVGSLEPAQHEELTLLFHGTLQLGQALNSVYRATEARLTKAGHSVGLYGHALGLLGQEVSRGRDAAQELRTSLLEMQMEEDALKLQAEATAQALGEAAQGQRALRESMLRLEGQLRGAWLGHAQQEFEALKAHADKQSHIVWALTGHVQRQRQELAAQQHRLREIQERLHTAALPA, from the exons ATGCCCGTGCTCGCActgtgcctgctgtgtgccctgGCCACCGAGCCCTGGCCCTCGTCTGCAGCTCCCgtggggagcctggagccagcacAACATGAGGAGCTGACCCTACTCTTCCACGGGACCCTGCAGCTGGGTCAGGCCCTCAACAGCGTATACAGGGCCACAGAGGCACGGCTGACAAAGGCTGGGCACAGCGTGGGCCTCTATGGCCACGCACTGGGGCTTCTGGGGCAGGAGGTCAGCCGGGGCCGGGATGCAGCCCAGGAGCTACGCACAAGCCTGTTGGAGATGCAG ATGGAAGAGGATGCCCTAAAGCTCCAAGCAGAGGCCACGGCCCAGGCTCTAGGGGAGGCGGCACAGGGACAGCGGGCGCTGCGGGAGAGCATGCTGCGGCTGGAAGGTCAGCTGAGGGGCGCTTGGCTGGGCCATGCCCAACAAGAATTTGAGGCCTTGAAG GCCCACGCTGACAAGCAGAGCCACATCGTGTGGGCCCTCACAGGCCACGTGCAGCGACAGAGGCAGGAACTGGCAGCACAGCAGCACCGGCTGCGTGAGATCCAGGAGAG aCTCCACACGGCGGCGCTTCCAGCCTGA